The following are from one region of the Nitrospirota bacterium genome:
- a CDS encoding ferritin family protein, translating to MERFSIREIIEQAVQTEKLGYEFYTEMARRFEEDEGLRKLFEMLAVKELRHEKTFSELKEIVGDEEPEGWEVVSQYLRAIVESEFFLGRNKSLPSLKHIRTGVDAINFAIGFEKETLLYFYGIRGLVKEEEIVDEIINEEKSHVMWLIRFNGIR from the coding sequence ATGGAAAGGTTTTCTATAAGAGAGATTATTGAACAGGCTGTTCAGACAGAAAAACTTGGCTATGAATTTTATACTGAAATGGCAAGGAGATTTGAAGAAGATGAAGGGCTGAGAAAGCTCTTTGAAATGCTTGCAGTAAAAGAATTACGACATGAAAAGACCTTTTCCGAACTAAAAGAAATAGTAGGTGACGAAGAACCAGAAGGATGGGAAGTTGTTTCTCAATATTTAAGGGCTATTGTTGAATCAGAATTCTTCCTTGGCAGAAATAAATCCCTACCTTCACTTAAGCATATAAGAACAGGAGTAGACGCTATTAATTTTGCTATTGGTTTTGAGAAAGAGACATTACTTTATTTTTATGGCATAAGAGGTTTAGTCAAGGAAGAAGAAATTGTTGATGAGATTATAAATGAGGAAAAAAGCCATGTCATGTGGCTTATACGCTTCAACGGTATCAGATAA
- a CDS encoding FAD-dependent oxidoreductase: MKYVVIGSGVAGATAAANIRKIDSEGRITIITDEAYPFYSKIRLMEFLSGDIDEKGLMIRKDKWYEENKIEIILNTTVTDIDNEKKEVITFSGERIKYDRLLIATGGISFVPSIPGSDKNGVFTLRTLKDAIAIREYAKKANRVLLIGGGVLGLEVGNALRKAGSSITVVEFFPRLLPRQMDPDGAGILKAQMEKMGFKFYLGAKSKEITGDSKVETLILDDGRRIDCDMIIISAGVRPNAVLVQNLGLKVEKGLIVNDRMETELQDIYAAGDLIQHNGIFYGIWPAAEKQGEVAGINMAGGSTVYEGTIISNMLKVVGIDLVAAGDIDAEGKNESIVVKDSDNFIYKKIVIKDNSIIGTILYGDIKERAKIIKAIENKTDISGIKKDLEQWNLEML; the protein is encoded by the coding sequence ATGAAATATGTTGTCATCGGAAGCGGAGTTGCAGGTGCAACGGCAGCAGCTAATATCAGAAAAATAGACAGCGAAGGCAGAATAACAATCATTACTGACGAGGCGTACCCTTTTTATAGCAAGATAAGGCTCATGGAATTCCTCTCAGGCGACATTGATGAAAAAGGGCTAATGATAAGGAAAGACAAATGGTATGAGGAAAATAAAATCGAGATCATTCTGAACACTACAGTAACAGACATAGACAATGAAAAAAAGGAAGTCATAACATTTTCCGGTGAAAGGATAAAATACGACCGCCTTCTAATAGCAACAGGAGGTATATCTTTTGTGCCTTCCATCCCTGGTTCTGACAAAAATGGAGTCTTCACACTCAGGACTTTAAAAGATGCGATTGCAATAAGAGAATATGCAAAAAAGGCAAATCGTGTCCTTCTCATAGGAGGCGGAGTTTTAGGTCTTGAGGTAGGAAATGCCCTTAGAAAGGCTGGCAGTTCTATTACGGTGGTTGAGTTCTTCCCGAGGCTTCTTCCAAGACAGATGGATCCTGATGGTGCAGGGATACTCAAGGCACAGATGGAAAAGATGGGATTTAAGTTCTATCTCGGAGCAAAATCAAAAGAGATAACCGGAGACAGTAAGGTAGAAACACTCATACTTGATGATGGCAGGCGTATAGATTGTGATATGATAATCATTTCAGCAGGAGTCAGACCGAATGCGGTTCTTGTTCAAAATCTCGGACTGAAAGTAGAAAAAGGTTTGATTGTCAATGACAGGATGGAAACTGAGCTGCAGGATATTTATGCAGCTGGAGATCTGATACAGCATAATGGCATTTTTTACGGCATATGGCCTGCAGCCGAAAAACAGGGTGAAGTTGCAGGGATAAATATGGCAGGTGGAAGCACTGTTTATGAGGGCACCATTATATCTAACATGCTAAAGGTTGTAGGTATAGACCTTGTTGCAGCCGGAGATATTGATGCTGAAGGAAAAAATGAATCAATAGTGGTAAAAGACAGTGATAATTTCATATACAAAAAAATAGTAATTAAAGACAACTCCATCATTGGCACAATTCTTTACGGTGACATAAAAGAGAGGGCAAAGATAATTAAAGCCATTGAGAACAAAACAGATATAAGTGGTATAAAAAAAGACCTTGAACAGTGGAATTTAGAGATGCTGTAG